The Blattabacterium sp. (Blatta orientalis) str. Tarazona genome contains the following window.
CTGATGTTATTTTATTGATAGCAGAAATTCTCTCTAAGAAAAAAATTAAAGATTTTGCTTCTTTAGCAAAGAGTATCAATTTAGAAGTGATTATAGAAATACACTGTGAAAAAGAAATAGAAAAATTGACAGAAAATTCAGATATCATAGGAATTAACAATCGAAATTTACGAACCTTTCTTGTAGATTTCAAAAATTGTTCAAAATTAGTTTCAAAAATTCCTAAAAATTATATGAAAATGGCAGAAAGTGGAATTACAGATGTTGAAAGTATTCTGCATTTACGAAAAAAAGGATTTCAAGGTTTTTTAATTGGAGAAAATTTCATGAAAGATAAAGATCCTGGAAAGAGTTGTAGAAATATGATTAATGCATTAAAAAGTCACGAAAATAAAAATCACAATGAAATTTAGGCATTTAAAAATAAAGGTATGCGGAATGAAATTTCATATACAAGAAATATCTAATTTATTTCCAGATTTTTTAGGTTTTATTTATTATCCTAGTTCTCCTAGATTTGTAGGATATGATTTCATTCCTCCAAAATTAAAAAAAGGAATATTGAAAACGGGAGTTTTCGTGAATGAATCAAAATACAATGTATTAAAAATTAGTAAAGAAAAAAAATTGGACTTTGTTCAATTACATGGAAAAGAGAGTCCTTTTTATTGTGAAAATCTGTTAAAAAAAGGCTTAAAATTAATAAAAACCTTTAGTATAGAAGAATCTTTTTCCTTCAAAAAGGTTAAAGATTATATATCCTTATGTGATTATTTTTTATTTGATACTAAAACCCTATCCTATGGAGGAAGTGGAAAAAAATTCAGATGGGAAAAATTATATGAATATAATTTTGATGTTCCATTTTTTTTAAGTGGTGGTTTAGGAAAGAATGATTTTGATAAGATTAAAAATTTTTTTCATTCGCATTCTAAAATGTTTGGAATTGATATTAATAGTCAATTTGAAATAGAGCCAGGAAAAAAAAATAAATATAGCAGTAAACAGTTTTATGAAAAAAATAAGAGAATAATGAAATACTTAGCAGATAAAAATGGATATTACGACTCATTTGGAGGAGCTTTTATTCCTGAAATGTTACAAGGACAAATAATTGAATTACAAACTCATTATCAAAAAATTATTAAAAGTTCAGAATTTCAAAAATCATTTAAAAATATATTAAAGAATTACGTAGGAAGACCTACTCCTTTATTTTTTAGTAAAAAATATTCCGATAAATATGGAGGTAAAATTTATCTTAAAAGAGAAGATTTAAATCATACGGGATCCCATAAAATTAACAATACGGTAGGTCAAACCTTATTAGCTAAGATATTAGGGAAAAAAAAAATTATTGCTGAAACCGGTGCAGGACAACATGGAGTAGCAACAGCTACTACTTGTGCTTTAATGAATTTAGAATGTATGATTTTTATTGGCGAGAAAGATATGGAACGTCAATCTTCTAATGTGTTACGAATGAAGGCTCTTGGAGCTAAAGTTATTCCAGTTCTTAGTGGAGATAAAACACTTAAAGATGCAGTTAATGAAGCTATTCGTTTTTGGATCAATCATTCAGAATGTTATTATTTAATAGGATCCACAATAGGTCCTCATCCGTATCCTCAAATGGTTGCCGATTTTCAATCGATTATAAGCGAAGAAATAAAGAAACAATTAGAAGAGAAAGAAGGATGTGAATTTCCAAATTATATTATCGCTTGTATAGGTGGAGGAAGTAATGCCGCGGGATCTTTCTATCATTTTTTAGATCATGATTTCGTAAATCTCATTGCAGTGGAAGCTGCTGGTTTAGGAGTACATACAAAAAAGACAGCTGCTTCTATACATTGCGGAACTAAAGGAGTATTACATGGAAGTATGACCTTTCTTTTACAGAATAAAGACGGTCAGGTACTTCCTACTTATTCTATATCAGCTGGTTTAGATTATCCAGGAATAGGGCCTATGCATGCAAATCTTTTTTTAAAAAAACGTGTAAATTTTTTACATGCTACAGATGAAGAAGCTTTGCAAGCAGGATATGACTTGATCCGATTAGAAGGAATTATTCCTGCATTGGAAAGTGCTCATGCATTAGCTGCATTAAAAAAAATTCCGTCTAAAATAAACGATGTGATTATTGTTAATTTATCGGGAAGAGGAGATAAGGATATTAATGTCTATAATAAATTTTTTGATAAGTATTCTAAATATGAACAAACTACATAAATTTTTTGAATTAAAAAAGAAAAATATATTGTGCATTTATTTCACAGCAGGTTATCCAACCATAAGTAGTACAGAAAAAATAGTAACTACTTTACAGGATCTTCCTGTAGATTTAATTGAAATAGGGATTCCTTATTCGGATCCTTTAGCAGATGGAATAGTCATTCAAAATAGTAATAAAATTTCGTTAAAAAATGGAATGAATATTTCTTTGTTATTTTCACAAATAAAAAAGATTAAAGATTCTATAAGAACCCCTATTATTCTTATGGGGTATTACAATCAGTTTTATCAATTTGGAGAAGAAAAGTTTTTAAAAGAAAGTAATGAATCAGGGGTATCTGGACTAATTTTTCCAGATTTACCTGTCAATGTTTTTGTAGAAAAATATCAAAAAATGTTTAAAAAACATTTGTTATCTATGATCTTCTTGATTACACCAAAAACAGATCCAGATAGAATTTCCTTATTAAGTGAAATAACCGATGGTTTTTTATATTTAATTTCTTCTAATTCTGTAACTGGAGAGCCCATTCCTTTTGGAGAAAAGCAAATTTCCTATTTTAAGAGAATACAAAAACTTTCTACACATGTACCTAAATTAATTGGATTTGGAATAAGAGATAAAAAAACCTTTGAAATTTCATGTCAATATGCAAATGGAGGAATAATAGGAAGTTCTTTCATTCAATCATTAAATAAAACTAGATTGGAATCTAGTATTCGAGAATATATAAAATCTATTTTAGGGTAGTTTTCTTTTTCCAAAAAGAGATGTCCCTAACCGAATATGGGTGCTTCCATATTCTATAGCTATGGGATAATCATTACTCATTCCCATGGATAGAATATGATGTTGGTATTTTCTTTGATATTCATTATATAATTTTTTTAAAGAATAAAATTCCTGTTTTATTTTTTGAGTAGAACCATGAAGAGAAGCCATCCCCATTAATCCAATAATTTTTACATTTTTCATATGATGATAAATATCATTATTCATGATATTATCTGCTTCTTGATTTGTTATGCCAGTTTTATTTTTTTCATTACAAATTTTTATTTGTAATAGACATTTTATTACACGATTATGTTTAAAAGCTTCTTTATTAATTATTTGAAGATGTTCTATGTTTTGAACACTATGGATGAGATGAATGAAAGGAACTATGTATTTCAATTTGTTTTTCTGAATTCCTCCAATCATATGCCAATGAATATCTTTCGGTAATTTTTGATATTTTTTGATCATTTCTTGAACATAATTTTCTCCAAAATCTCTATGTCCTATTTGATATAATTTCTCTATGGAAGAGATATTTTGGTTTTTAGATACAGCTAAAATTTTAATGTTTTTAGGGATGGATTTTTTGATGGAAAAAAATCTACATTCAAGACCTTTCATTTTTTTTCTTTTTAAGAAAATTTTTTTCAAATTCTTTCATTATCTCAATTAAAAATTGAACACTTTCTAATGGAAGCGCGTTATATATACTCGCACGATATCCTCCTAAAGATCTATAACCATCTAATCCTACAATATTTCCTTTTTTCCACATGGAATTAAATTCTTTTTCTAGATTTTTTTTCTTTAAAAAGAAGGAAACGTTCATATTCGAACGATCTTCTTTATGAATTTTATTTTCAAATAAATTACTCTTATCTATTTCGTCATATAATAATTTTGCTTTTTTTTGATTCTCTTTTTCTAAAATAGAAAGACCTCCTTTATTTTCTATCCATTCTAGAGTTAGCATAGAAGTATAAATAGAAAATACATTTGGCGTATTTAAAATCCTGTTATTTTTTATATGAATATTATAATCAAGATAGGAAGGAATATTTCTTTTTATTTTTCCTAAAATTTCTTTTTTTACTATAACAATAGTCATTCCTGCAGAACTTACATTTTTTTGAGCAGAAGCATAGATTAAACTAAATTGACAAAAATTTAATTTTCTACTAAAAATATCGGAAGACATATCACAAACTATTGGTATAGTAGTATGAGGAAATTTTTTCATTTGTGTCCCTACAATGGTATTATTCGACGTACAATGAAAATAATCTACTTCATCTGGAACTTGATAAGTTTTTGATATATATGTATAGTCCTTTTTTTTTCCAGAAAAAAGGATTCTTACTTTTCCAAATTTTTCCGCTTCTTTAATTGCATTATAAGCCCATATTCCTGTGTCTAAATAAGCTGCTTCTTTTCTCATCAAATTATATGGGACCATACTAAATTGCAATGTGGCTCCTCCTTGAAG
Protein-coding sequences here:
- the trpC gene encoding indole-3-glycerol phosphate synthase TrpC; this encodes MNILDKIISVKQKEVSKNRILYPIQKLEKSILFNRKSLSLVRSIEKSFAGIIAEFKRKSPSKGIINDTISMEKVVKDYEKAGASGISILTDYSFFSGKNENLTKTRSIVSIPLLRKDFIIDEYQIIESKSIGSDVILLIAEILSKKKIKDFASLAKSINLEVIIEIHCEKEIEKLTENSDIIGINNRNLRTFLVDFKNCSKLVSKIPKNYMKMAESGITDVESILHLRKKGFQGFLIGENFMKDKDPGKSCRNMINALKSHENKNHNEI
- a CDS encoding bifunctional phosphoribosylanthranilate isomerase/tryptophan synthase subunit beta, whose protein sequence is MKFHIQEISNLFPDFLGFIYYPSSPRFVGYDFIPPKLKKGILKTGVFVNESKYNVLKISKEKKLDFVQLHGKESPFYCENLLKKGLKLIKTFSIEESFSFKKVKDYISLCDYFLFDTKTLSYGGSGKKFRWEKLYEYNFDVPFFLSGGLGKNDFDKIKNFFHSHSKMFGIDINSQFEIEPGKKNKYSSKQFYEKNKRIMKYLADKNGYYDSFGGAFIPEMLQGQIIELQTHYQKIIKSSEFQKSFKNILKNYVGRPTPLFFSKKYSDKYGGKIYLKREDLNHTGSHKINNTVGQTLLAKILGKKKIIAETGAGQHGVATATTCALMNLECMIFIGEKDMERQSSNVLRMKALGAKVIPVLSGDKTLKDAVNEAIRFWINHSECYYLIGSTIGPHPYPQMVADFQSIISEEIKKQLEEKEGCEFPNYIIACIGGGSNAAGSFYHFLDHDFVNLIAVEAAGLGVHTKKTAASIHCGTKGVLHGSMTFLLQNKDGQVLPTYSISAGLDYPGIGPMHANLFLKKRVNFLHATDEEALQAGYDLIRLEGIIPALESAHALAALKKIPSKINDVIIVNLSGRGDKDINVYNKFFDKYSKYEQTT
- the trpA gene encoding tryptophan synthase subunit alpha yields the protein MNKLHKFFELKKKNILCIYFTAGYPTISSTEKIVTTLQDLPVDLIEIGIPYSDPLADGIVIQNSNKISLKNGMNISLLFSQIKKIKDSIRTPIILMGYYNQFYQFGEEKFLKESNESGVSGLIFPDLPVNVFVEKYQKMFKKHLLSMIFLITPKTDPDRISLLSEITDGFLYLISSNSVTGEPIPFGEKQISYFKRIQKLSTHVPKLIGFGIRDKKTFEISCQYANGGIIGSSFIQSLNKTRLESSIREYIKSILG
- a CDS encoding YggS family pyridoxal phosphate-dependent enzyme, giving the protein MKGLECRFFSIKKSIPKNIKILAVSKNQNISSIEKLYQIGHRDFGENYVQEMIKKYQKLPKDIHWHMIGGIQKNKLKYIVPFIHLIHSVQNIEHLQIINKEAFKHNRVIKCLLQIKICNEKNKTGITNQEADNIMNNDIYHHMKNVKIIGLMGMASLHGSTQKIKQEFYSLKKLYNEYQRKYQHHILSMGMSNDYPIAIEYGSTHIRLGTSLFGKRKLP
- the serC gene encoding 3-phosphoserine/phosphohydroxythreonine transaminase, with protein sequence MKIHNFNAGPSILPKQVIRKSAQSVVDYNQCGLSLLEISHRSKDFLEIMEKTTDLVKRVMNLNEDYAILFLQGGATLQFSMVPYNLMRKEAAYLDTGIWAYNAIKEAEKFGKVRILFSGKKKDYTYISKTYQVPDEVDYFHCTSNNTIVGTQMKKFPHTTIPIVCDMSSDIFSRKLNFCQFSLIYASAQKNVSSAGMTIVIVKKEILGKIKRNIPSYLDYNIHIKNNRILNTPNVFSIYTSMLTLEWIENKGGLSILEKENQKKAKLLYDEIDKSNLFENKIHKEDRSNMNVSFFLKKKNLEKEFNSMWKKGNIVGLDGYRSLGGYRASIYNALPLESVQFLIEIMKEFEKNFLKKKKNERS